CAACGGCCACAATTGCTTGTGCTCTAACAAATTTGCTGCCAGCTTTCACATTTGTCCTTGCAGTCCTCTTCAGGtaataattaattcaattaaattagtattctaataattaattagaaaaataagatttttttttttatggttatTGATGTTAGGCAAGAGAATTTGGGCATAAGGACGAAAAGAGGTATAGCAAAGGTGGTAGGAACAATGTTGTGTGTGGGAGGAGCAATCTTGTTATCATTCTACCATGGTCAAGTGATTGGAATTGGCCAATCAAGTATCCACTGGAGCTATGCCGAGAAGCTTCAAAGTGGTGGTGATAGCTCTGGTTCTTCGGGAAGCTCGCTTCTAGGCCCTGTTCTCTTGATTCTTAGTGCTCTCATTTGGTCCTTATGGTTCATAATTCAAGTAAGCGCATTCTCGTTAAATATTATGTTATCGTATCTGCGTTTGTGTCTGTGTCTGTGTCAGTGATTCATACTTAAAGATACTTTTGTTGCTAATTTCAGGCGGATATGAGCAAGAATTTTCCAGTGCCATATACAAGCACAACCTACATGTGTTTCTTGGCCAGCATCCAGTGTGTGTTCATAGCTTTGTGTTTTGATCATAGTGCTTCGTCTTGGTCACTCCGTAATGCTATGAGAATTGTCTCTTCTGTTTACACGGTACATATTTAACTGTGTTTTAGTTAAATTTTAATCAGATTTTGCTATCGTGAAATAacgcttttttttcattttattttcataaattaaatatattttttcattagtTATGACGGTGAGGTTAATTTATTTTCAGGGAGTAATTTGCACCGCACTGACATATTGTTTGATATCATGGACGATAGAGAGAAAAGGGCCGCTTTATGTGTCCGTATTCACTCCACTGCAGCTTATTCTTACCGCGATTATTAGCTGGGCTTTTCTCAGTGAACAGTTATACCTTGGCACTGCACTTGGGTCATTGCTGATTGTTTTCGGGCTTTATGGTGTGCTATGGGGTAAGAGCCAGGAAGCTGATACCAACAAACTGGAAGAGGCTAGTGATCAAGATGAAGGTGTTAAGAGAGATGATATGGAGATGCAGTCTTACGTAATGCCATTATCCAATGGTAATGGTCATGGTCATAGTAATGGTAATGGTAATGGTCACATGTGATGTGATGTGATGGTGTTACTTAATTAGTTAATATATTTATGGACAAGGATGGGTCATGTGATATTATgcatgtatgatgatgatgaggagaaAATTGAAGATTGGGTTATTAATTTGGGTTTCGgtttacttgtttgtttttttctgTGAGGAAAATTAATGTAATATACATGATGGTCAAATTTGAAATCCTATGGTTACTGTTGGGTACTTTCTGTCACATTTGAAAGTGATTCATAACTTATTATGTATCAAACTATCAACTTTGAAGTTATTTTTAAAACTCTACTTGAGGCATTTCAGTTTAATAACTTTTTTACACCACCTTTTTTCCCTATGCCACAAATATTGCTCGGCCCTATTTTTATTGTCCAACTCAAAAAATTAGGTAAAGTTATCCAACTGATTTGTCATAAATATACTGGTTTAAAATTATGCTACTTGGTaagtctttaaaaaaattataatattttattttgacaGAATATTTTCAATAAATACAAATTCACCCATCAAATTCATTGGTTACTTCTTACTACACTCATGGTTCTATAATCATTTGCACTTCTAACAAAAATTCCAACGCAGCATTGGAATACAAACATAGAAAACAAGTTTTTATTCCTAGTATTATGTTTCTACAGTTTTCATAATATAACTTTATTCACGGCAATACTTATTTAAACTTGcaattttgttttaataaaaaaaagttgcattttttaaaacctttttataaCAACTTTGATTTATATATTATTGGTGTATTATTTTTTACCATACATCAACacgtcaaataaatatttataaaaatatttttataataaatttaaaaaagtgatatcatataataatttaattaaataaagggttaataggcatttacacccctgtaatgttagcgaattttgcttttccccccttcATTCTTAaaagcaggttttggcaacggttttttcaaaaaaatcgttgccaaaacctgtctttggcaacggaggggggaaaatcaaaattcgctaacattacagggctGTAAATGCCTATTAACCCTTAAATAAATACATGGTTAATTTACACATATAAAAATATCATTGaatacaaatttatttatttttataaagatgtttaaaaaaaaatttcaaaaagtgagtgagtgagtgaggataaatcatgctgaaaagacctgtgTTGATTTGTGTGGTCAGTTGATAATCCTAAAATCAgtatggggcgttacaaatgtTATCGGAGCATACATCTTCTAGTACGATGTCATTCGAGGACGAACTAAATGAAAGCTGTTAgtaagggtggcaaaacgggccgcccgctccgcccgccgcccgccttatgcccgccaaaaaacgagcggggaggacatgcccgccaagtaaaatgggcataagaGTCATGCCCGCCCCACCAATacggcgggttggcgggcggcgggcttacccgcctatttttatttatatttttttaatagattaatagaccttttttaccttttaattaaacttttcacttatttttaaaatattttttttataaaagcaactttttaacaaatttacttaaaaaaatattacatatatttataaataaatgtataaaataaaccatcaagaattaaaattattagaattaactaaaaaagagtgagttttggaggagaggcgggttttggcgggcggcgggctttggcgggtgGCGGGTTTTTGCGGGGCGAGCTTTGGCGAGCGGAGGGCCAAAAatctcaacccaacccgccattttttggcgggtggagGGCCGGCCCAGCGGGCCACGACCCCTTTTGCCACCTCTAGCTGGTAGGCATGTAACACCTAAGGCCGACAAGGGCGGAAGTGGTCGTCAGTGCAAAAGGCATGACAATGAGCGGCTCCTAGTAACTTCTAGGCAAAAACCGAATTCACATCTAAAAGAGAGAGATCCAGAGGTTATGCAGGTATGTGACTACATAGTTGAAGGAAGACTAATAAGGAGTGATTGGTACTACATATACCAATAAATGGGTCAAAGGCATGTTGTAGCCCAACAACATGATGAACTAGGCTCAAATTCAGGAGGAGTGCAAGATTCAGGTTGAGTGAGATATTTGTTTGAAGACTTAGCACTGATTTATTAGTCGAATCACTGAGTCACTGGTTGAACCACATGACAAAATCGGATTAAACTGAATAACTCAGTTGAATAGAtttgtttatataaaaaaactatatatttattaaacctGTCACTTCGGATAATatagtctctaaaaaatatcataacacctacaaaatttaaaaatatcttaATTTCACAAATTTATTATTTGTTCAAATGGCTAGGCATGGTCCAATCCACATCTGCACCTAGAATGATCCAACTCCCTTGGCCCAACCAGTTGAGGGTAAATGAAGACCCATTTCTCCCGTCCCTTTGTCGAGGACACATCTTCATCTGGCCCGAGGACAACAGACCATCGTTGTCGCCGACCAGATCTCCATTTGTGCCAGCAGCAAGACATTCGCCCTGCCCCTCGGTCGGGGACAATTGGCCTCCTGCTCGTTGAGCACCTCTGTCGCCCAGAAGTACGCATCTGCCCAAGATTCGTAAACATACTCCTATAATCATTACAATCACGCGTGTTGGGCCTAGATCCACGATCCAGTCCAAAATATAAACCAATAGCTAAGTGTTGGGGGCAATATAAAAATCCTCTTTTTTGAGAGGGCTACATAATACAATTTCAAATCCTAAAAACATTCAAACATGCATGTGCTCCTACTTACTTCATCATTAGAGGCAGTTACACCCCTTCCTCTCCATCACCGACATTGTgcaagaagtctatgtccatttCTGATTCTGATCAACCGGTAAGatcattatttaaattcaaattctaagcaTAGTCATCACACacaaaaaaaagtagaaaaatacAAATCCAGATATATTTTTGACAAAATCCAATTATGACATAAATTGAATAACAAACTAATTGTAGTGTTTGATAAATTTAATTTCTCCAAGAAAAGTTGttccaaataaaatttaaacaaagattatttatatttatattttttatttttttaattattaaaatgacGTCGTTTTGTAAAAACAAAAATAGGCATTTAACCCAtcgatttttcaaaattattggtTCGCCAGTTCTAGCCGGTTCATACTGGTTCAATAGTTTATCTGATTCAGCAATCAGATCATACCGATAACCTTTCCGTTTGTCAGTTTGACCAATCGGTTCAGTCCGATTTTAACAATATTGATGGTgataaaagtaagaaaaaatgTCAAAAATGGTGGTCAAAGTAGAgtcgaaaaatgaaaaatatttttggccgaatttttctttaattaataattttctaaaaataaaaatttatttcttgAAAAAACatattagtttaaaaaaaatcattcttaAAAAGAAGTTGTAcacttaatttaattttttttttgttaaaatcacACCAATTCTTTCTGctgtaaagaaaaaaaaatgtttcaaactaaatttaacatatttttcatgaaaatttctttacccatctctctatggggtcacccccagcgaaatcccaaaattacccctgcttcggagatacatctccgaagttaatttttttttaatttttatacttttcggaaatgaatctccgaaaacaccaaaaaagtggtgttttcggagatgcatttccgaagtcaaaaataattcaaaaccgtgaatatttcgaaagttcatttccgaaaatattcctgcatatacaattttccctccttcactatttcatcatgttttctccaaaacttctccaaaccctctccaaaactcaatcaatctccatccatttttcgtctcaaaatcaagtttcaaaccgttgatcacgttaaagggagcatagaaagctacaatttgaggtaaacatctctcattttatcccctatttcactacatttattgatgaaatttatgctgaaatctgcgatggttcggaagttcatttccgaaatatattacctaacaaatttcagaaatgaacttccgaaatatgccctggcagttaaaaaatacagttttggccaattttgctaatttttgcatatgttaggtatggtgcatccggacaacattgtgtaagacgatgacgcagtagttccggaagttgtcaacgttaaAAACAATTCGGTTATCGACGATCGAACTAagatcaatgcggttgatgttcggcaacaatttaccaatgatcggagcttcggtagtcacGAGCATTTGATTGATTGAATTCGAAACGAAGCTAGTAatgttggatttggaattgtaatTTTAaagtccgacaatggaaatagtaggcggaaagctttcgttgttttgaattgcgaacggggtgggagttatgcacaatcagaccgggtgctaaaacacgatgacacgggatcgagaaagttcgggtgtccgtttaagttgcgggcgactcggagggttgatgattagTGGCGTTTAACCGTGATTTGTGGAATttataatcatgccttggattccaagttacacgggcatccaatggcgtgtcgtttgtcccgcgaagagaagaatgtaATTTCGGAtgtaacgatagtcaaagtggcgcctcgcaacatacttgccgatttgaagcgtaacgtttcaaatatcaagcaagtttacaatgaacgacacaatctcaaagttttgaaaatgggccctcggtcggaaatgcaacaacttttgaaactattaggcaataacaaatatgtgtcaagcttccgaacgtccgaggacaaagttacggtgcgtgatattttttggactcatcccgaaagtatcaaattgttcaacatatttccaaccgttcttgtcatggattcgacgtacaagacaaacaagtataggcttcctcttcaaGAGATCGTCGGTGtcacctcgacggacaagacttattcgacCGGGTttacttttttggagtgtgaaaaagaagaaaactttacacaGGCTTtaggaatatgcaagtctttgttggttgatcaaaatgTTATGCCAAAAGTCATTGtgaccgaccgggacaatgctttgatgaatgcggttgataccgtcttcccgacatcgaccacgttactttgtcggtatcacataacttgcaacgtgagaagtaagttgaaacccgccgttgggacaaaagatcggccggatgaaaacggtaaagttatcaaagccggtgttgtggttgagagGATAATGgaggcatggagggaaattttagatgcatactccgaagaggtgtataccgagaaattggtacactttaggtctttgtgtggttccattaagactttttgtcattacgtcgaatccaccattcttgacaaagcaAGAGAAAAAGTTGTGTGTGCTTGGataaatcgagttagacatcttggttgcaccacgactaaccgagttgaatccgtaCATGCGGTCTttaagaggtggttgggtgatagcaagggagatttgtgtcggggatgagacatcgtgaaccaaatgcttgaaaatcaacacaatgaaattcaaacatcgttcgttcggagcaagacggttatggaacaccagtataagggccaaattttattctcccaattgatttacaacatatcccgaacgggtttgaattttttgtttcatgaagcgaagcggtcggagaccacggggccgaatagttctttatgtgggtgtaccattagaaatacatacggccttccatgtgcttgtatactttcaaaaaaagaagaagttgaattcaccaatacgcatggatgaggtagccgaccattggaagaaacttcgttttgatgattttgacccgccgaaagaaaatgtctccaaaatcaccatctccgacgagttggaagtgataatggagaagtttgttaAAGTGGATGACACCacgaaaatgcacataaaagaacaattgcgaaaaattgcatttccggagaccaccgatttgaaaccgccatctcaaccggttaaaacgaaaggtgcaccgaaaaagtccaaagttacacaagaagacacatcaacaaaacgatctcgttcctactttgaacatgttgatgcatcattctcggattcaccgacaccgaagtccaagtgtagtggtaacaaaggagcccgtatttcgaagccacctcgcacaccgccgatcaaaaaatcaccgattgtctatattgatgagatgccactttttatgcacaaatatatcgataacatcgttgatgttggaggcgatggcaattgtggatatcgggcagttgcaggtttgctcggtaaaggggaaaataatcacactttagtccgacgggaattttagtttgttccggatcgttttttgtttgtaatgaccatttttgtatgtattgttgtttatcatgtaaaatcggaccgattcaatacatatataatataagtatgttttatgtcatcattgtctaatttatgtctattaTGAATTCCTTTTgcaatttatacacaaaacactaagcaatcaacaaaatgcaaaatttatgtttatttctgcataattcggaaatgaacttctgaaatataCTAGCctgcctccaattttcggaagttcatttctgaaacatccactgaatgcaagataaggtttgttgggccattattactccaataagtctataaatataacacactcttcttcatcctcttcacacctagaaacacaaaatgacacaaacctacccccacctagcattcgtctacttcaccaccggctacccgatgtcgttccaattttGCTTCTCGCGCGATACGttgtttgcggagttgataacgtcgctccacacgctattgcaatatcccgaaaatcgaaaggttgtcaaacTCGAGTACCGCTCGTCATCGCTTAACGACGATGGAGACATTgaattcacaccttttgagataaagaacgacgaagatttagcggttatgtggacaacgttcgaccgattttcttcgaagggtccgatcgaattggacgcgaaacttcaaagatcgggggccgacgttatcaaaatgttgactcatcctcacctacccgtgtttaacaatatgtaactttaatcttatgtaatgtgatcgatgtaatcttcgtccgattaaataaagcgaatcgttcttgtttgttatttttcttctgtccataccttatttcggaagttcatttccgaattcctccaaggggggtgaattcggagatgaacttccgaattcaccaattttctgaaaattaaccttatttcggagatgcatctccgaaatcaatatttttcattaaaatattcaccttttcggagattcatttccgaaaacacatttttttccaataaaagtacgttttcggaaatgaacttccgaaacaaggagtATTTTCGTAAATTCGCCAAAGGTGGCAaaaaaggttaggaggtgggttaagaaattttattttttatttgttttgtaaaaaaaaacatattttttagttGTTAAAATCACACTAATTCTCCCGGCTGTAAGGAAAAAAATGTTCTAAACAAAATTAATACTAATAAATTACAAAATTGTTATgactaatttaaaataaattaaacttatCAAGATcactaaataataaaaacaaaatttataacttaataaaaaaatgagtgaagactcattttggtccct
The Vicia villosa cultivar HV-30 ecotype Madison, WI linkage group LG6, Vvil1.0, whole genome shotgun sequence genome window above contains:
- the LOC131612799 gene encoding WAT1-related protein At1g09380-like — protein: MGFASFIPCIFMLINQLAYSGMNVTSKLAIVGGMNPLVLVAYRQIFGTVAIAPFAYWLERDIVPRMTKRIMIQIFLSSVTGVTGNQVLYFVGLKYSTATIACALTNLLPAFTFVLAVLFRQENLGIRTKRGIAKVVGTMLCVGGAILLSFYHGQVIGIGQSSIHWSYAEKLQSGGDSSGSSGSSLLGPVLLILSALIWSLWFIIQADMSKNFPVPYTSTTYMCFLASIQCVFIALCFDHSASSWSLRNAMRIVSSVYTGVICTALTYCLISWTIERKGPLYVSVFTPLQLILTAIISWAFLSEQLYLGTALGSLLIVFGLYGVLWGKSQEADTNKLEEASDQDEGVKRDDMEMQSYVMPLSNGNGHGHSNGNGNGHM